A window from Streptomyces sp. NBC_00271 encodes these proteins:
- a CDS encoding integrase core domain-containing protein encodes MIVSLVYRVTMKLLSVPVLLLRRQVAKDAELLVLRHENAVLRRQLAGPVRYEPADRLWFAALSSLIPRRRWAQVFPVTPGTVLAWHRSLVARRWDFSKRRSRPGRPPTTKAIKELVLRLAAENPRWGCRRIQGELARLGHRVGASTVWEILTVAGVGPAPRRGGPTWREFLTAQADGVIACDFLHIDLVDLRRAYALVFLEHGTRRLHIAGVTGHPTAQWTVQQARSLAVDLGLRLEALRFLVRDRDRKYTESFDAVFASEGIETLKTAPRVPRMNAHCERVIGTLRREALDHLLILNEAHARRVLDVYAFHYNGHRPHQARGQLPPLAQEHPAPSTDLTAHRLLRTRVLGGVINEYRYAA; translated from the coding sequence GTGATTGTCTCGCTGGTCTATCGGGTGACGATGAAGCTGTTGTCGGTCCCGGTGTTGCTGCTGCGTCGGCAAGTGGCCAAGGACGCCGAACTTCTTGTCCTGCGGCACGAGAACGCGGTGCTGCGCAGGCAACTTGCAGGTCCGGTGCGCTACGAGCCGGCGGACCGGCTGTGGTTCGCGGCGTTGTCCTCGTTGATACCCCGGCGTCGTTGGGCGCAGGTGTTCCCGGTGACTCCGGGCACCGTGCTGGCGTGGCATCGAAGTCTCGTGGCGCGCCGGTGGGACTTCAGCAAGCGTCGGAGCAGGCCCGGCCGGCCACCGACCACGAAGGCGATCAAAGAGCTGGTGCTGCGGCTGGCCGCAGAGAATCCGCGTTGGGGGTGTCGCAGGATCCAAGGCGAGCTCGCGCGGCTCGGGCATCGGGTCGGAGCCTCCACGGTCTGGGAGATCTTGACTGTTGCCGGAGTAGGCCCTGCTCCCCGTAGAGGTGGGCCGACGTGGCGAGAGTTCCTGACGGCGCAGGCCGACGGCGTCATTGCCTGCGACTTCCTGCACATCGACCTGGTTGATCTTCGCCGGGCCTACGCGCTGGTCTTCCTCGAGCACGGCACGCGCCGCCTGCACATCGCTGGTGTGACCGGGCATCCGACCGCGCAGTGGACGGTCCAGCAAGCCCGCAGCCTCGCCGTCGACCTGGGCCTGCGCTTGGAGGCGCTGCGCTTCTTGGTCCGCGACCGGGACCGCAAGTACACCGAGTCCTTCGACGCGGTCTTCGCGTCCGAGGGCATCGAGACCCTGAAGACGGCGCCGCGGGTCCCACGGATGAACGCGCACTGCGAAAGGGTCATCGGGACACTCCGGCGCGAGGCCCTTGACCACCTGCTGATCCTGAACGAAGCCCACGCTCGACGCGTGCTCGACGTCTACGCCTTCCACTACAACGGCCATCGCCCCCACCAGGCCCGGGGACAACTTCCTCCCCTCGCCCAGGAGCACCCGGCGCCCTCGACCGACTTAACCGCGCACCGACTCCTCCGCACCCGAGTACTGGGCGGCGTCATCAACGAGTACAGATACGCGGCTTGA
- the tal gene encoding transaldolase: MSPLNTLSDARVSIWLDDLSRERLVSGSLAGLVARDWVVGVTTNPTIFAKAITSGDAYDAQIRDLAARGVGVGEALRVLTTTDVQWACDVLRPVYDATDGVDGRVSIEVDPRLAHNTAATIAEARALWWLVDRPNLFVKIPAARQGLPAIAACLGEGISINVTLIFSLARYDEVVAAFLDGMERASDTGRELSGIGSVASFFVSRVDAEADARLDKTGTAQAAELRGRVAIANARLAYQHYERVISSHRWQALEKAGAHPQRPLRASTSVKDPSYPDTLYVTELVAPGVVNTMPEATLRAVADHGQVPADSVSGHYDDAQRVLLELRAVGVDYVDLVQALEDEGVSKFDASWEQLSEQLAERLRSLPAPRGRN, from the coding sequence ATGAGTCCCTTGAACACATTGAGCGATGCCAGAGTGTCGATCTGGCTGGACGATCTCAGTCGGGAGCGGCTGGTGTCCGGGAGTCTGGCGGGCCTGGTCGCGCGGGACTGGGTGGTGGGGGTGACCACCAATCCGACGATATTCGCCAAGGCGATCACGAGCGGGGACGCGTACGACGCACAGATCCGTGATCTGGCGGCCCGCGGAGTCGGCGTCGGTGAGGCGCTGCGAGTGCTGACCACAACCGACGTCCAGTGGGCGTGCGATGTGCTGCGTCCGGTCTACGATGCGACGGACGGCGTCGACGGGCGCGTCTCCATCGAGGTCGACCCCCGGCTCGCGCACAACACCGCGGCGACGATCGCGGAGGCGCGGGCGCTGTGGTGGCTGGTCGACCGGCCCAACTTGTTCGTGAAGATCCCTGCCGCGCGGCAGGGCCTCCCGGCGATCGCCGCGTGCCTGGGCGAGGGAATCAGCATCAACGTCACGTTGATCTTCTCCCTGGCCCGCTACGACGAGGTCGTGGCTGCCTTCCTCGACGGGATGGAACGCGCCAGCGATACAGGCCGGGAGCTGTCCGGGATCGGCTCGGTGGCTTCGTTCTTCGTCTCCCGTGTCGACGCCGAGGCAGACGCACGCCTGGACAAGACCGGCACCGCGCAGGCGGCCGAGTTGCGCGGCCGGGTGGCGATCGCCAACGCACGGCTGGCCTACCAGCACTACGAGCGGGTGATCTCCTCGCACCGCTGGCAGGCTCTGGAGAAGGCGGGGGCCCACCCGCAGCGTCCGCTGCGGGCTTCGACGTCCGTCAAGGACCCCAGCTACCCCGACACGCTGTACGTGACGGAACTGGTCGCGCCCGGCGTGGTGAACACCATGCCCGAGGCCACCTTGCGCGCGGTCGCCGACCACGGCCAGGTGCCGGCCGACTCGGTAAGCGGCCACTACGACGACGCTCAGCGGGTACTGCTTGAGTTGCGGGCAGTCGGCGTGGACTACGTCGACCTCGTGCAGGCCCTTGAGGACGAAGGTGTGTCGAAGTTCGACGCCAGCTGGGAGCAGCTCTCCGAGCAGCTCGCCGAAAGGTTGCGGAGCCTCCCCGCACCCCGGGGAAGGAACTGA
- a CDS encoding SpoIIE family protein phosphatase, which translates to MRARFLPGGEGLPLGVDTDVPREAAATAPLTPGSLFLLYTDGLVAAR; encoded by the coding sequence GTGCGGGCACGGTTCCTGCCCGGAGGCGAGGGCCTTCCCCTCGGAGTGGACACCGACGTGCCTCGGGAAGCGGCGGCCACGGCGCCGCTCACCCCAGGCAGTCTCTTCCTGCTCTATACCGACGGCCTCGTAGCGGCGCGGTGA
- a CDS encoding cupin domain-containing protein, giving the protein MIGMRIAGGLLAVATLTAATACSTSNQPAHATRPAAAVASPAAMASTPPTETLKPLLQQALPNVKGKTFTSAVVDFPPNARALPHRHGQAFVYAYVLEGTVRSQLEGKPVTTYHQGENWVEQPGAHHLLTENTSRTKPAKLLVVFVSNTGDKLKVDDAKS; this is encoded by the coding sequence ATGATCGGAATGCGGATCGCCGGTGGCCTGCTGGCCGTCGCCACACTGACTGCGGCCACGGCCTGCTCGACCTCCAACCAGCCCGCCCACGCCACGCGGCCGGCCGCGGCCGTGGCATCGCCTGCGGCCATGGCATCAACGCCCCCCACCGAAACCCTCAAGCCGCTGCTCCAGCAGGCTCTTCCGAATGTGAAGGGCAAGACGTTCACCTCGGCGGTCGTCGACTTCCCGCCCAACGCACGCGCGCTGCCGCACCGGCACGGCCAGGCGTTCGTCTACGCCTACGTCCTCGAAGGCACCGTGCGCAGCCAGCTCGAAGGCAAGCCCGTGACCACCTACCACCAGGGCGAGAACTGGGTCGAGCAGCCGGGCGCCCACCACCTCCTCACCGAGAACACCAGCCGGACCAAGCCCGCCAAGCTCCTGGTCGTCTTCGTCTCCAACACCGGAGACAAGCTCAAGGTCGACGACGCGAAGTCATAG
- a CDS encoding NADP-dependent oxidoreductase: protein MQAITVRDRDAGLAGMSLTDMPYPHAAENDVVVRVHAAGFTPGELDWPGTWTDRAGRDRTPSVPGHELSGVVAELGYGTTGLSVGQRVFGLADWTRNGSLAQYAAVEARNLAPLPADIDHTLAAALPISGLTAWQGLFDHGRLTTGQTVLIHGAAGGVGSIAVQLAREAGARVIGTGRSADRDKALALGVDTFLDLQTEKLEDAGEADVVFDVIGGDILDRSAALIRAGGTLVTIAMPPKVQPKDGRAVFFVVEPDRARLIDLAQRVRDGRLKPVVGAVQPLAEAPSAFARGKRTPGKTIIRVTED, encoded by the coding sequence ATGCAAGCCATCACTGTGCGAGACCGTGACGCTGGTCTTGCCGGCATGTCCCTGACGGACATGCCCTACCCCCATGCGGCCGAGAACGACGTCGTCGTGCGGGTTCACGCCGCCGGCTTCACCCCCGGCGAGCTGGACTGGCCAGGCACGTGGACCGATCGCGCCGGCCGCGACCGGACGCCGAGCGTGCCCGGGCACGAGCTGTCCGGTGTCGTCGCAGAGCTGGGCTACGGCACCACCGGCCTGAGCGTCGGGCAGCGGGTGTTCGGCCTGGCCGACTGGACCCGCAACGGCTCGCTCGCCCAGTACGCCGCGGTGGAAGCCCGCAACCTCGCTCCGCTGCCGGCGGACATCGACCACACCCTGGCCGCCGCACTGCCGATCTCCGGGCTGACCGCCTGGCAGGGCCTGTTCGACCACGGCCGCCTCACCACCGGCCAGACCGTCCTGATCCACGGCGCCGCTGGCGGCGTCGGCTCGATCGCGGTACAGCTCGCCCGCGAGGCCGGCGCCCGTGTCATCGGCACCGGCCGCTCCGCCGACCGGGACAAGGCGCTCGCCCTGGGCGTCGACACATTCTTGGACCTGCAGACCGAGAAGTTGGAGGACGCCGGCGAGGCCGACGTCGTGTTCGACGTGATCGGCGGCGACATCCTCGACCGCTCGGCCGCGCTGATCCGGGCCGGTGGCACGCTGGTCACCATCGCCATGCCGCCCAAGGTCCAGCCCAAGGACGGGCGGGCGGTCTTCTTCGTCGTCGAACCCGACCGCGCCCGGCTCATCGACCTCGCCCAGCGGGTAAGGGACGGCCGGCTCAAGCCGGTCGTCGGTGCTGTGCAGCCGCTCGCCGAAGCGCCCTCCGCGTTCGCCCGCGGCAAGCGCACCCCCGGCAAGACGATCATCCGCGTCACGGAAGACTGA
- a CDS encoding SpoIIE family protein phosphatase, with protein MTVSVWTGAAERLWGYSADQALHSPAKGLLVSGAPEIPRIFAGSPWSGRVRIRRCDGHESAADLRITPLDTDGGAGWLVWGPNTSGRPGLDPPAVDALLHHSPISLAIWDRELRCVWFNDSVHNQDIYSSEPELGGYVTDVVRARHPEFLERAMARVLQNGVPLWCELWPTEARAPDRYYCVALIRLDGPDGRPLGVCSVAVQASTGQEVGGLRLLNEAKNRIGTDWDPLVTSQRLAETAVPNLADYVTIDLVEAVPLDKEPLRRLKSTDTSIPGFYRAGAASIHDDLRESLWARGTPVYVPPASPFTTVLKNRRSYFETVLDTSPGTWLDNDPDRAQVIRQTGMHSLIIVPLQARGATLGIAVFVRSQNPVPFSKADLALAEELAARAALIIDNALRYTRERTAALAIQRALMPHHLSGGSTVEVATRYLPADTHAGVGGDWFDVIQLSDVRVALVVGDVVGHGINAAVTMGHLRATTRALSKLELPPAEVLHLMDELAVDIARDCFDDGTSTPSAFAATCLYCVYDAKSQRCTMSSAGHPPPAIIFPDGSVDFAEVPPGAPIGVGLGSFESTEVKLPDSSVIGLYSDGLIETEHDVDRGLQRLRAALAGPISSLDDLCTSVVDTLAPDGPMDDDIALLLARTHPAAD; from the coding sequence ATGACGGTCTCCGTGTGGACCGGGGCCGCCGAGCGCCTATGGGGCTATTCGGCTGACCAAGCGCTCCATAGTCCCGCCAAGGGCCTGCTGGTTTCGGGCGCCCCGGAAATTCCCCGTATCTTTGCCGGCAGCCCCTGGTCAGGGCGGGTGCGGATCCGCCGCTGCGACGGCCATGAGTCAGCCGCGGATCTTCGGATCACTCCTCTGGACACTGACGGCGGCGCGGGTTGGCTCGTATGGGGGCCGAACACATCTGGCCGGCCAGGCCTGGATCCGCCAGCGGTGGATGCGCTATTGCACCACTCGCCGATCAGTCTGGCCATCTGGGACCGGGAATTGCGCTGTGTCTGGTTCAACGACAGCGTTCACAATCAGGACATCTACAGCTCCGAGCCGGAGCTGGGCGGCTATGTCACCGATGTGGTCCGCGCTCGTCACCCAGAGTTTCTGGAACGCGCTATGGCGCGCGTCTTGCAGAACGGGGTGCCGCTCTGGTGCGAACTGTGGCCGACCGAAGCTCGCGCCCCCGACCGCTACTACTGTGTTGCCTTGATCCGTCTCGATGGACCGGACGGTCGACCACTGGGCGTCTGTTCTGTGGCTGTGCAGGCCAGCACCGGGCAGGAAGTCGGAGGACTTCGTCTTCTCAACGAAGCGAAAAACCGCATCGGCACAGATTGGGACCCGTTGGTCACCAGCCAGAGGCTGGCGGAGACAGCGGTACCGAACCTCGCCGACTACGTCACCATCGACCTCGTCGAGGCCGTGCCGCTGGACAAGGAGCCGTTGAGACGCCTCAAGTCCACCGATACGAGCATACCTGGCTTCTATCGCGCCGGCGCCGCTTCCATCCACGACGATCTTCGCGAGTCTCTCTGGGCGCGCGGAACGCCGGTCTACGTTCCGCCAGCATCCCCTTTCACCACCGTGCTCAAAAATCGTAGGTCCTACTTCGAGACTGTTCTCGACACCTCCCCCGGCACTTGGCTCGACAACGACCCGGATCGGGCCCAGGTCATTCGCCAGACCGGAATGCATTCCCTCATAATCGTCCCCCTGCAGGCCCGCGGTGCGACACTCGGCATCGCCGTCTTCGTCCGCAGCCAGAACCCGGTTCCGTTCAGCAAGGCAGACCTTGCTCTTGCCGAGGAACTCGCGGCCCGGGCCGCACTGATCATCGACAACGCCCTGCGATACACCCGAGAGCGAACCGCCGCGCTTGCGATACAACGTGCCCTGATGCCGCACCACTTGTCAGGCGGCAGCACAGTCGAGGTGGCCACCCGCTACCTGCCCGCGGACACGCACGCCGGCGTCGGCGGCGACTGGTTCGACGTCATCCAACTGTCTGATGTCCGAGTGGCCTTGGTCGTGGGAGATGTTGTCGGTCACGGCATCAACGCGGCCGTGACCATGGGACACCTGCGCGCCACGACCCGTGCGCTCAGCAAGTTGGAATTGCCGCCCGCCGAAGTGCTACATCTCATGGATGAACTCGCCGTCGACATCGCCCGTGACTGTTTCGACGACGGCACCTCCACACCATCGGCTTTTGCAGCCACCTGTCTCTACTGTGTGTACGACGCGAAATCTCAGCGATGCACCATGTCCAGTGCCGGCCATCCCCCACCCGCGATCATCTTCCCGGACGGATCGGTCGACTTCGCCGAAGTACCTCCAGGTGCACCCATCGGGGTGGGACTGGGCTCCTTCGAATCGACCGAGGTGAAGCTGCCGGACAGCAGCGTGATAGGGCTGTACAGCGACGGTCTGATCGAGACGGAGCACGACGTCGACCGCGGACTGCAGCGGCTGCGCGCCGCTCTCGCCGGCCCCATTTCCAGTCTGGACGACCTATGCACGTCGGTCGTCGACACCCTGGCCCCGGACGGACCGATGGACGACGACATCGCCCTCCTTCTGGCCCGCACCCACCCCGCCGCTGACTAG
- a CDS encoding HD domain-containing protein, giving the protein MTDIIAGVEIPETSPVAEATSHLRETTTPLIFHHSRRVFLFASLHARELGLQPDPELLYISAMFHDTGLLTPFSEEEQRFELDGADHARKFLLDRGFPKSAAEVVWTAIALHTTPGIPGRMGPEIAATNYGVLTDAVGWGLDGLEGDQVDEIVAAHPRGNFKKEFVQAFVEGLKDRPDTTYGTINADYLERFVPGFHRTSVIERITDAPWSQ; this is encoded by the coding sequence ATGACCGACATCATCGCAGGGGTAGAAATTCCCGAGACCTCGCCCGTGGCGGAGGCCACGAGCCACCTCCGGGAAACGACCACGCCCCTGATCTTCCATCACTCCCGGCGTGTTTTTCTCTTCGCCTCCCTGCACGCGCGCGAGTTGGGCCTGCAGCCCGATCCCGAGCTGCTTTACATCTCCGCGATGTTCCACGACACCGGCCTCCTGACCCCGTTCTCCGAGGAGGAACAGCGTTTCGAGCTCGACGGCGCCGACCACGCGCGCAAGTTCCTGCTCGACCGCGGGTTCCCCAAGAGCGCCGCCGAAGTGGTCTGGACGGCGATCGCGCTGCACACGACGCCAGGGATTCCCGGCCGGATGGGCCCGGAGATCGCTGCCACCAACTACGGCGTTCTGACCGACGCGGTCGGCTGGGGCCTGGACGGACTGGAGGGCGACCAGGTGGACGAGATCGTCGCCGCTCATCCGCGCGGAAACTTTAAGAAGGAATTCGTACAGGCGTTCGTCGAGGGGCTCAAGGACCGTCCGGACACCACGTACGGGACCATCAATGCGGACTACCTGGAACGCTTCGTTCCCGGCTTCCACCGCACGTCCGTGATTGAGCGCATCACCGATGCGCCCTGGTCGCAGTGA
- a CDS encoding ScbR family autoregulator-binding transcription factor — protein sequence MVRQERAVRTRRLILDAAASVFDERGYEAATIGEVLARAGVTKGALYFHFPSKRALAEGVLGEQFAGFVLAPRVSKLQELVDMGLALAYRMRRHPVVSASARLSLGQEMGAVFGTWTIRTWLDATERVLREAQEQGELLPQVDVAESAWVFSAAWTGVQVYSHTLSGREDLEERVCALFEHLLPSVAVPAVLGRLVIDPARAAEVAAEGERLAAEAGEPAGLGGVGAPA from the coding sequence GTGGTGCGGCAGGAGCGTGCGGTGCGCACGCGGCGGTTGATTTTGGATGCGGCGGCGTCGGTTTTTGATGAGCGTGGGTATGAGGCGGCGACGATTGGTGAGGTGTTGGCGCGGGCGGGGGTGACGAAGGGGGCTTTGTATTTTCATTTTCCGTCGAAGCGGGCGTTGGCGGAGGGGGTGTTGGGGGAGCAGTTTGCGGGGTTTGTGCTGGCGCCGCGGGTGAGTAAGTTGCAGGAGTTGGTGGATATGGGGCTGGCGTTGGCGTATCGGATGCGGCGTCATCCGGTGGTGTCTGCGTCGGCGCGGTTGTCGTTGGGTCAGGAGATGGGGGCGGTTTTCGGTACGTGGACGATCCGGACGTGGCTGGATGCGACGGAGCGGGTGTTGCGGGAGGCGCAGGAGCAGGGGGAGTTGTTGCCGCAGGTGGATGTGGCGGAGAGTGCGTGGGTGTTCTCGGCGGCGTGGACGGGGGTGCAGGTGTATTCGCATACGTTGTCGGGCCGGGAGGATCTGGAGGAGCGGGTGTGTGCGTTGTTTGAGCATCTGCTGCCGAGTGTGGCGGTGCCGGCGGTGCTGGGCAGGCTGGTGATTGATCCGGCCCGGGCTGCTGAGGTGGCTGCGGAGGGTGAGCGGCTGGCGGCGGAGGCGGGGGAGCCGGCCGGTCTGGGCGGGGTCGGCGCTCCGGCCTGA
- a CDS encoding AfsR/SARP family transcriptional regulator — MDTDILGTLAVREKGLSITPTAPKPRQVLALLVVQADQMVPVGMLSEELWGGRPPRSARPTLQTYILQLRELITAALELDAADARTAKDVLLTVPGGYLLKSGGGGSDVREFERLAGLGYRAMDAADFPEAARQLRAALALWSGPPLADVHAGVHLATQVKRLEESRLCALDQRIEADLRLGRHRELLAELTVLVSRYPTHESLCGQYMLALYRSGRRGEALDAYQRLRATLVRSLGLEPSAALSKLQRSILMARPDGSPATATATATVTATATAPGSAGPGSTGSGPAGTGRLAPVG; from the coding sequence GTGGACACCGACATACTCGGCACTCTTGCTGTGCGGGAGAAGGGTCTTTCGATTACTCCGACGGCTCCCAAGCCGCGGCAGGTGCTGGCCCTGCTGGTGGTGCAGGCCGACCAGATGGTGCCGGTGGGCATGCTGAGTGAGGAGTTGTGGGGCGGCAGGCCGCCCCGCAGTGCGCGGCCCACGCTGCAGACGTACATTCTGCAGTTGCGGGAGCTGATCACCGCGGCGCTTGAGCTGGATGCGGCCGATGCCCGTACGGCCAAGGACGTGCTGCTGACCGTGCCGGGCGGTTATCTCCTCAAGAGCGGCGGGGGCGGCAGTGACGTGCGGGAGTTCGAGCGGCTGGCCGGGCTGGGCTACCGGGCGATGGACGCGGCGGACTTCCCGGAGGCTGCCCGGCAGCTGCGGGCCGCGCTCGCGCTGTGGTCCGGGCCGCCGCTGGCCGATGTGCATGCCGGGGTGCACCTGGCCACTCAGGTCAAGCGGCTGGAGGAGAGCCGGCTGTGCGCGCTGGACCAGCGCATCGAGGCCGATCTGCGGCTGGGCCGCCACCGTGAGCTGCTGGCCGAGCTGACCGTGCTGGTCAGCCGCTATCCCACTCATGAAAGCCTGTGCGGGCAGTACATGCTGGCCCTGTACCGTTCCGGGCGCCGGGGCGAGGCCCTGGACGCCTACCAGCGGCTGCGTGCCACCCTGGTGCGCAGTCTGGGCCTGGAACCGTCGGCGGCGCTGAGCAAGCTGCAGCGTTCCATCCTGATGGCCCGGCCGGACGGCTCACCCGCCACCGCCACCGCGACCGCCACTGTGACCGCGACTGCGACCGCTCCCGGTTCCGCCGGGCCGGGCTCCACGGGCAGTGGCCCCGCCGGGACCGGACGCCTCGCCCCGGTCGGCTGA
- a CDS encoding SRPBCC family protein: MSSRVHACEHTVGVAAPAGVVYGMLADAVRWPVFLPSVVHVERLDFDGVQERLRMWELADDADADADAADDADAPAPAAAGAGAGAGAGGVGGVLGGRVGSWYARRVLHPDVRAVVFEQEDAVWPGSVTSGVWSVRPAGEAECVLGLRQECGLPVAAADGARREAEADVHRRLAQVRRAAGWWERLDELLLSFEDRVRIEGPAELVYDFLYRIGEWPGRVPHVERAGVREDVPGIQVVSLDSCAAPGGRTVSTRVVRLCFPHAGRIVYKETLTSGLVAAHSGEWSLLPDASGVTVVAAHQVMLRQEAVGRVLGAGTGLLEARDHVRAWLSRASTETLGLAKWHAESTVRRLR; this comes from the coding sequence ATGTCGTCGCGCGTGCACGCCTGTGAGCACACGGTGGGGGTGGCCGCTCCGGCCGGTGTCGTGTACGGGATGCTGGCTGATGCCGTGCGCTGGCCGGTGTTCTTGCCCTCGGTCGTGCATGTCGAGCGTCTCGACTTCGACGGGGTCCAGGAGCGGCTGCGGATGTGGGAGCTGGCCGATGACGCCGACGCCGACGCCGACGCTGCCGATGACGCCGACGCCCCCGCCCCCGCTGCCGCCGGTGCCGGTGCCGGTGCCGGTGCCGGTGGTGTGGGTGGTGTGCTGGGGGGCCGGGTTGGTTCCTGGTATGCCCGGCGGGTGCTGCATCCTGATGTCCGGGCGGTCGTGTTCGAGCAGGAGGATGCTGTCTGGCCCGGCAGTGTGACTTCGGGTGTGTGGAGTGTGCGGCCGGCGGGTGAGGCGGAGTGTGTGCTGGGCCTGCGTCAGGAGTGCGGGCTGCCGGTGGCGGCTGCGGACGGCGCCCGCCGGGAGGCGGAGGCGGATGTGCATCGCCGGCTCGCCCAGGTACGGCGGGCGGCCGGGTGGTGGGAGCGGCTGGACGAGCTGCTGCTGTCGTTCGAGGACCGGGTGCGGATCGAGGGCCCCGCGGAGCTGGTCTATGACTTTCTCTACCGGATCGGGGAGTGGCCCGGGCGGGTCCCGCACGTGGAGCGGGCCGGTGTGCGTGAGGACGTGCCGGGGATCCAGGTGGTGTCTTTGGACAGCTGCGCCGCGCCGGGCGGGCGGACGGTGAGCACGCGGGTTGTGCGGCTGTGTTTCCCGCACGCCGGGCGGATCGTCTACAAGGAGACGCTCACGTCCGGGCTGGTCGCCGCCCACAGCGGTGAGTGGTCGCTGCTGCCGGACGCGTCCGGGGTCACGGTCGTCGCGGCCCACCAGGTGATGCTCCGGCAGGAGGCCGTCGGCCGGGTGCTCGGTGCGGGCACCGGCCTGCTGGAGGCCCGTGACCATGTCCGTGCCTGGCTGTCGCGTGCCAGTACCGAAACGCTGGGCCTGGCCAAGTGGCATGCCGAGAGCACCGTGCGCCGTCTGCGGTGA
- a CDS encoding 4'-phosphopantetheinyl transferase family protein has product MPGPLLPALPSGPPPGTSPVPLPGLTAGPPRGLPSGLTAGVPPGLSAGLPPGTSPVPLPGPPSGLSAGLPSGWGAGGLSGLSPGPLLHVAGPDGPWEQVHDQLAGQGHALVHTTWGQWLTAALLDPGLRSLLGRDWPRYRQTAAPAGRLRFAVSRMVLKYTAAAALQVPADALDLAYRPGGRPHLRGLAEAEVSLAHTDELIVVGISRSGPIGVDAEPVARRPSFELLHPYVCTPDEAAELAVLGEDERALRLLHLWTLKEAYTKALGHGMRRRFSAVGFRRDEQGRTVLAGEPDSAARWVLATHLVHGRYLVSSARRPPREIETASRPAPYPLEETGLPPAATLGWQLPGSSGAQPT; this is encoded by the coding sequence GTGCCCGGCCCGCTGCTGCCCGCACTGCCGTCCGGCCCGCCGCCAGGGACCTCGCCTGTTCCGCTGCCCGGGCTGACGGCCGGTCCGCCACGCGGTCTGCCGTCCGGGCTGACGGCCGGTGTGCCGCCGGGCCTGTCGGCCGGTCTGCCGCCAGGGACCTCGCCTGTTCCGCTGCCCGGTCCGCCGTCCGGTCTGTCGGCCGGTCTGCCGTCCGGGTGGGGGGCCGGGGGGCTGTCCGGGCTGTCGCCGGGGCCGTTGTTGCACGTGGCGGGGCCGGACGGGCCGTGGGAGCAGGTGCACGACCAGCTTGCCGGGCAGGGCCATGCCCTGGTGCACACCACCTGGGGGCAGTGGCTGACGGCGGCGCTGCTGGATCCCGGGCTGCGGTCTCTGCTCGGCCGTGACTGGCCGCGTTACCGGCAGACGGCCGCTCCGGCGGGCCGGCTGCGGTTCGCCGTTTCCCGGATGGTCCTCAAGTACACCGCGGCCGCCGCGCTCCAGGTCCCCGCGGATGCCCTCGACCTCGCCTACCGGCCGGGCGGCCGCCCGCATCTGCGCGGCCTGGCCGAGGCCGAGGTGAGCCTGGCCCACACCGACGAGCTGATCGTGGTCGGCATCAGCCGCAGCGGGCCGATCGGGGTGGACGCCGAGCCCGTCGCCCGCCGGCCTTCTTTCGAGCTGCTGCACCCTTACGTGTGCACCCCGGACGAGGCCGCGGAGCTCGCCGTGCTGGGCGAGGACGAGCGGGCGCTGCGGCTGCTGCACCTGTGGACCCTCAAGGAGGCCTACACCAAGGCGCTCGGGCACGGCATGCGGCGCCGTTTCTCGGCGGTCGGGTTCCGCCGCGACGAACAGGGCCGTACGGTCCTGGCCGGCGAGCCGGACAGCGCGGCGCGGTGGGTTCTGGCCACCCATCTCGTCCACGGCCGGTATCTGGTCAGCAGCGCCCGCCGTCCGCCCCGGGAAATCGAGACCGCTTCGCGGCCCGCTCCATACCCGCTCGAGGAAACAGGCCTCCCACCTGCGGCGACGTTAGGCTGGCAGCTGCCGGGCAGCTCCGGCGCACAGCCGACATGA